One genomic segment of Deinococcus gobiensis I-0 includes these proteins:
- a CDS encoding DUF1064 domain-containing protein → MTRFQPGRKATHKFGAVRTERAGVSFDSKAEADYHDVLQLALRAQQLVGVMRQPVFYLPGGTRYVADFLCFWADGRVDTRDVKGVETAEFKVKWREVQAAYPFMTFVMVKRSGKGWKEEA, encoded by the coding sequence GTGACCCGCTTCCAGCCGGGTCGCAAGGCCACGCACAAGTTCGGGGCAGTCCGGACGGAGCGCGCCGGCGTCTCGTTCGACAGCAAGGCCGAGGCGGACTATCACGACGTGCTGCAGCTGGCCCTCCGGGCACAGCAGCTCGTGGGCGTGATGCGGCAGCCGGTCTTCTACCTGCCCGGGGGCACCCGGTACGTGGCGGACTTCCTGTGCTTCTGGGCGGACGGGCGGGTGGATACGCGGGACGTGAAGGGCGTGGAGACGGCCGAGTTCAAGGTGAAGTGGCGCGAGGTGCAGGCAGCCTATCCGTTCATGACCTTCGTCATGGTCAAGCGCAGTGGCAAGGGTTGGAAGGAAGAGGCATGA